The following coding sequences lie in one Anguilla rostrata isolate EN2019 chromosome 8, ASM1855537v3, whole genome shotgun sequence genomic window:
- the LOC135261957 gene encoding histone H3, translated as MARTKQTARKSTGGKAPRKQLATKAARKSAPATGGVKKPHRYRPGTVALREIRRYQKSTELLIRKLPFQRLVREIAQDFKTDLRFQSSAVMALQEASEAYLVGLFEDTNLCAIHAKRVTIMPKDIQLARRIRGERA; from the coding sequence ATGGCCAGAACCAAGCAGACTGCTCGTAAATCTACAGGTGGCAAAGCTCCCAGAAAGCAGCTTGCTACCAAAGCTGCTCGTAAAAGCGCCCCAGCTACTGGCGGCGTGAAGAAGCCTCACCGCTACAGGCCTGGTACAGTAGCCTTGAGAGAAATTCGTCGCTATCAAAAGTCCACTGAGCTGCTGATTCGTAAACTACCCTTCCAGCGCCTGGTGAGAGAAATCGCCCAGGATTTCAAGACCGACCTTCGCTTTCAGAGCTCGGCCGTCATGGCTCTGCAGGAGGCCAGCGAGGCGTATCTGGTTGGTCTGTTCGAGGACACCAACCTGTGTGCCATCCACGCTAAGAGGGTGACCATCATGCCAAAAGACATCCAGCTGGCTCGCCGTATCCGTGGCGAACGTGCTTGA
- the LOC135261962 gene encoding histone H2B 1/2-like → MPAKAAPKKGAKRGFTKKARKGGKKRRRTRKESYAIYVYKVLKQVHPDTGISSKAMKIMNSFVHDMFQRIACEASRLTHYNKHATIASREVQTAVRLLLPGELAKHAVSEGTKAVTKYTSSK, encoded by the coding sequence ATGCCTGCTAAAGCCGCCCCCAAAAAAGGAGCCAAACGAGGCTTCACTAAGAAGGCCAGAAAGGGAGGGAAGAAACGCCGCAGGACCAGGAAAGAGAGCTATGCTATCTACGTGTACAAGGTGCTGAAACAGGTGCATCCGGACACCGGAATCTCTTCCAAGGCCATGAAAATCATGAACAGCTTCGTCCACGATATGTTCCAGCGCATCGCTTGCGAAGCATCTCGCTTGACCCACTACAACAAGCACGCAACCATCGCGTCCAGGGAGGTTCAGACCGCTGTACGCCTTCTGTTACCCGGAGAGCTGGCTAAACACGCCGTATCCGAGGGTACCAAGGCTGTCACCAAGTACACCAGTTCCAAGTAA
- the LOC135261961 gene encoding histone H2B 1/2-like has protein sequence MPGKAAPKKGAKKGFKKKARKGDKKRRRTRKESYAIYVYKVLKQVHPDTGISSKAMKIMNSFVHDIFQRIACESSRLTHYNKHSTVTSREIQTAVRLLLPGELAKHAVSEGTKAVTKYTSSK, from the coding sequence ATGCCTGGTAAAGCTGCACCCAAGAAAGGCGCTAAGAAGGGCTTCAAGAAGAAGGCGAGGAAAGGAGACAAGAAACGCCGCAGGACTAGGAAGGAGAGCTATGCTATTTATGTGTACAAGGTGCTGAAGCAAGTTCACCCAGATACTGGCATTTCTTCCAAAGCCATGAAAATCATGAACAGCTTTGTCCATGATATCTTCCAGCGCATCGCCTGCGAATCCTCTCGCTTGACCCACTACAATAAGCACTCAACCGTCACTTCCCGAGAGATTCAGACCGCCGTGCGCCTTCTGTTGCCCGGAGAGCTGGCTAAACACGCCGTGTCTGAGGGTACCAAGGCCGTCACCAAGTATACTAGCTCCAAGTAG
- the LOC135261934 gene encoding fibrous sheath-interacting protein 2-like, with protein sequence MEPLPPVKDLLQQDELSEALQLIRARAPTQKLHVPCGVQLTVSRAKMGHSLYQPTSDFLNMGPALSIMKPSYNSLHDPHLYSYHYRRTTHNELRKGKYITKDNEVICSLKDYNIYEGYLRTLKLVADRTYDETQRDKMRKFIEFQEQGLLPGDISLADVTEVLLEEGVANRRQLLQAESVRQKNEQKGQEVENDSGQNGTDFYTELYMLTWNADDRSRLMMYEREFRHEQNKKKYLREIQKERDRKKQAALAQKCAIQHKELQEILKIAEGAAKEHSNRSKLQGDKFRLVPPGGNQYLLCRKRSVESRILRSDQLTRSEQKATSTEHKQCTLEHEHDDREWAALESNCEDCEWMEDSGENSELVDEVLRQEATEATEADHLGLRPRRRPFCLPPLRTGRRRDEMDQSCAIL encoded by the exons ATGGAACCGTTGCCTCCCGTTAAAGACTTGCTGCAGCAGGACGAGCTCTCCGAGGCCCTTCAGCTAATCAGGGCTCGTGCACCAACACAAAAGCTTCATGTACCGTGTGGCGTCCAACTGACCGTCTCCAGGGCTAAAATGGGGCATTCG CTTTACCAGCCAACATCTGACTTCCTGAACATGGGTCCAGCCTTGAGTATAATGAAACCCAGCTACAACAGTTTACACGATCCGCACCTTTATAGTTACCATTACAGGAGAACAACGCACAACGAGctaagaaaaggaaaatatataaCAAAAGACAATGAG gtgATATGCTCTTTGAAGGATTATAATATTTATGAGGGCTACTTGAGGACCCTCAAGCTGGTTGCGGACCGAACATATGATGAGACACAG AGGGACAAGATGAGGAAGTTCATTGAGTTTCAGGAGCAAGGCCTCCTTCCCGGTGACATCAGCCTGGCTGACGTGACCGAGGTTTTGCTGGAGGAGGGTGTAGCGAACCGACGGCAGCTTCTGCAAGCTGAATCAGTGCG gcagaaaaatgaacagaaggGACAAGAGGTAGAAAATGACAGCGGACAGAATGGGACAGATTTTTACACAGAGCTG TACATGCTGACCTGGAATGCTGACGATCGCTCTCGGCTAATGATGTACGAGAGGGAATTCCGGCATGAGCAGAACAAGAAGAAGTACCTTCGAGAGATccaaaaggagagagacaggaag AAACAAGCTGCTCTGGCACAGAAATGTGCCATTCAACACAAAGAGCTGCAGGAGATTTTGAAAATCGCCGAAGGAGCAGCGAAGGAGCACTCCAACAGGAGCAAGCTGCAGGGCGATAAATTCCGGTTAGTTCCACCAGGGGGTAACCAGTACCTTCTGTGCAGGAAGCGAAGCGTGGAGTCTCGAATTCTCCGATCGGACCAGCTGACAAGATCTGAGCAAAAGGCAACCAGCACGGAGCAC AAACAGTGTACGCTGGAGCATGAACACGATGACCGGGAGTGGGCCGCATTGGAAAGTAACTGCGAGGATTGTGAATGGATGGAAGACTCAGGTGAAAACAGCGAGCTCGTCGATGAGGTGTTGCGGCAGGAAGCGACTGAGGCGACTGAGGCGGACCACCTGGGCCTTCGGCCAagacggcggccattttgtttgccaCCTCTACGAACAGGCCGG AGACGAGACGAAAtggaccagagctgtgccatCCTTTAG
- the LOC135261938 gene encoding ceramide synthase 2-like: MVTWLSDWFWQERLWFPEGLGWADLQDRDGRVYAKASDLWVTVPLALCFLLIRQVFERTVATPLASLLGVRERVRLRAEHNPLLEAYFCSTSKHPSQSSMESLSKQTGGSVRQVQRWFRRRRNQDRPNLVKKFREASWRFTFYLLAFIAGLAALIDKPWLYDLKEMWSGFPVLTLLPSQYWYYMIELGFYVSLLFSVATDVKRKDFKEQIVHHLATITLISFSWCVNYIRAGTLIMLTHDAADYLLESAKMFNYAGWRKTCNYIFILFAAIFIITRLVIFPFWIMHCTWVYPVTIYPPFFGYYFFNGLLLVLQCLHIFWAVLIMRMAIKFLPGNKIVEDERSDRDETDESEEEEDQKEGQGKPTKNGPVRNGHPAINNNHRKTE; encoded by the exons ATGGTGACATGGCTGAGCGACTGGTTCTGGCAGGAGCGGCTGTGGTTCCCCGAGGGCCTGGGCTGGGCCGACCTCCAGGACCGCGACGGCCGGGTCTACGCCAAGGCGTCCGACCTGTGGGTCACCGTCCCCCTGGCGCTCTGCTTCCTGCTCATCCGGCAGGTCTTCGAGAG GACGGTGGCCACGCCTCTTGCGTCTCTcctgggtgtgagagagagagtgcggcTTCGAGCCGAACACAACCCTTTACTGGAGGCCTACTTCTGTAGCACAAGCAAACACCCCTCACAG AGCTCCATGGAGAGTTTGAGCAAACAGACGGGCGGCTCGGTGCGCCAGGTCCAGAGGTGGTTCCGCCGTCGCAGGAACCAGGACCGGCCCAACCTGGTCAAGAAGTTCCGGGAGGCCAG CTGGAGATTTACCTTTTACCTTCTTGCTTTCATTGCTGGCCTGGCTGCACTCATTGAT aAACCCTGGCTCTATGACTTGAAAGAAATGTGGAGTGGATTTCCTGTGCTG ACCCTCCTGCCCTCGCAGTACTGGTACTACATGATAGAGCTGGGGTTCTACGTTTCCCTGCTGTTCAGCGTGGCCACGGACGTCAAGCGCAAA gactTTAAGGAGCAGATTGTCCACCATTTGGCCACCATCACGCTCATCAGCTTCTCCTGGTGCGTCAACTACATCCGGGCGGGGACCCTGATCATGCTGACCCACGACGCCGCCGACTACCTGCTGGAG tcAGCAAAGATGTTTAACTATGCAGGCTGGAGAAAAACCTGCAACTACATCTTCATCCTCTTCGCCGCCATCTTCATCATCACTCGCCTCGTTATCTTCCCCTTCTG gATCATGCACTGTACCTGGGTGTACCCGGTGACCATATACCCCCCGTTCTTTGGGTACTACTTCTTCAAcgggctgctgctggtgctgcagtgCCTGCACATCTTCTGGGCCGTCCTCATCATGCGCATGGCCATCAAGTTCCTACCGGGAAAC AAAATAGTGGAGGATGAGAGGAGCGACCGCGACGAGACGGACGagtctgaggaggaggaggaccagaAAGAGGGACAGGGGAAACCCACCAAAAACGGCCCCGTGCGGAACGGCCATCCGGCCATTAACAACAACCACCGCAAGACGGAGTGA
- the LOC135261952 gene encoding histone H1-like encodes MGESPAASPTRSPKKSPKKRRAAKPKKTGPSVRDLIVKAVTASKQRNGVSLAALKKALKAGGYNVEKNKGRIRVAVKGLVTKGTLVHTKGTGASGSFKLNKKPHKPTKKAGSKARKSPAKKKPKAKRAKKARKSPKKAKRPAAKKAKSPRKAKKRTAAKKAKSPRKARPAKRRVSKGKRAAAKKK; translated from the coding sequence ATGGGAGAGAGTCCGGCAGCATCTCCAACCAGGTCACCCAAGAAATCCCCTAAGAAAAGAAGGGCAGCAAAGCCAAAGAAGACCGGTCCTAGCGTTAGAGATCTCATTGTCAAGGCCGTAACCGCTAGCAAGCAGCGGAATGGAGTGTCGCTGGCCGCCTTGAAGAAGGCACTGAAAGCTGGCGGTTACAATGTGGAGAAAAACAAGGGACGCATCAGGGTGGCAGTCAAGGGCTTGGTGACGAAAGGCACTCTGGTCCATACCAAGGGCACTGGCGCTTCTGGCTCATTCAAGCTGAACAAGAAGCCTCACAAGCCCACCAAGAAGGCAGGTTCGAAAGCAAGGAAGTCTCCGGCTAAGAAGAAGCCAAAAGCAAAGAGGGCCAAGAAGGCTAGGAAGTCACCCAAGAAGGCCAAGAGACCGGCTGCTAAGAAGGCGAAGAGCCCCAGGAAGGCCAAAAAGCGCACTGCAGCGAAGAAGGCCAAGAGTCCTAGGAAAGCTAGACCGGCCAAGCGCAGGGTTTCCAAAGGTAAGCGGGCGGCTGCCAAAAAGAAGTGA
- the LOC135261960 gene encoding histone H2A-like has translation MSGRGKRKSRAKAKSRSTRAGLQFPVSRVHRQLRKGHYAKRIGAGAPVYMAAVLEYLTAEILELAGNAARDNKKIRIIPRHLQLAVRNDEELNRLLACVTIAQGGVLPNIQAVLLPKKTGKATRAK, from the coding sequence ATGAGTGGAAGGGGAAAGCGCAAGTCGAGAGCCAAGGCGAAGAGTCGCTCAACCAGAGCTGGTCTGCAGTTTCCAGTCAGTCGTGTTCATCGGCAGCTTCGCAAAGGACACTACGCTAAGCGCATAGGTGCTGGAGCGCCAGTGTACATGGCTGCTGTGCTGGAATATTTGACAGCCGAAATACTAGAGTTGGCTGGAAACGCTGCCCGGGACAACAAGAAGATTCGGATCATCCCCCGTCACCTGCAGCTTGCCGTGCGCAACGATGAGGAGCTAAACAGGCTTCTGGCCTGTGTCACCATCGCTCAGGGCGGAGTGTTACCCAATATCCAAGCCGTGTTGCTGCCAAAGAAGACTGGAAAGGCAACCAGGGCCAAGTAA